One segment of Alnus glutinosa chromosome 2, dhAlnGlut1.1, whole genome shotgun sequence DNA contains the following:
- the LOC133859141 gene encoding auxin response factor 8 isoform X1 — translation MKLSTSGLSRLDHEGGGEKKCLNSELWHACAGPLVSLPTPGTRVVYFPQGHSEQVAATTNKEVDGHIPNYPSLSPQLVCQLHNVTMHADVETDEVYAQMTLQPLTPDEQKDTFLPMELGIPSKQPTNYFCKTLTASDTSTHGGFSVPRRAAEKVFPPLDFSQQPPAQELIAKDLHDVEWKFRHIFRGQPKRHLLTTGWSVFVSAKRLVAGDSVLFIWNEKNQLLLGIRRAIRPQTVMPSSVLSSDSMHIGLLAAAAHAAATNSCFTVFYNPRWLTVLKVSLSLSFFFVGLFLCNARCFAFSIMCRACPSEFVVPLSKYGKAIYHTRVSVGMRFRMLFETEESSVRRYMGTITGISDLDPVRWPSSNWRSVKVGWDESTAGERQPRVSLWEIEPLTTFPMYPSLFPLRLKRPWHPGVSSLLDNRDEGANGLMWVRGGTGEHGLHSLNFQGMGLFPWMQQRMDPTLIGNDHNQQYQAMLAAGMQNLGSGDLLRQQIMQFQQPFQYIQQRESHTSLLQQQQQQQQQAINQAVPHNILQAQTQVLTQNMPQHLIQQPLNNQQEEQARQQQQQHAYQNMLHSRSDQLHQGLQSNVPSFAKADFMDPSTKFSGSISPRQNMVSSFCPEGGGNFLNFSRVGQSMLAEPLPQQSWASKYTHSQVNAFANSMSHSTYPGKDVTEEPENCNSDSQNPTLFGVTIDSSGLLLPATVPTFATSVDADVSSMPLGDSGFQNSLYGSVQDSELLRSAGQVDPPTQSRTFVKVYKSGSVGRSLDISRFSSYNELREELAQMFGIEGKLEDPRRSGWQLVFVDRENDVLLLGDDPWEAFVNNVWYIKILSPEDVHKMGEQAVESFSPHAAQRLNSSGGEAQDLVSGLPSLGMLEY, via the exons GTTGCTGCCACTACTAACAAAGAAGTTGATGGGCACATCCCCAATTACCCGAGCTTGTCTCCCCAGTTGGTTTGTCAACTCCACAATGTCACAATGCAT GCAGATGTGGAAACGGATGAAGTATATGCTCAAATGACATTGCAGCCTTTGACGCCG GACGAGCAAAAGGATACATTTCTCCCTATGGAATTGGGGATTCCAAGCAAGCAGCCCACCAATTATTTTTGCAAGACATTGACAGCGAGTGATACTAGTACCCATGGAGGTTTCTCTGTTCCTCGTCGTGCGGCTGAGAAAGTTTTCCCTCCATTG GATTTCTCACAGCAGCCACCAGCTCAGGAACTTATCGCAAAGGATCTCCATGATGTCGAGTGGAAGTTTAGGCATATTTTTCGAG GACAGCCGAAACGGCATCTTCTTACTACAGGCTGGAGTGTGTTTGTTAGTGCCAAAAGACTTGTTGCAGGGGATTCTGTTCTCTTTATCTG GAATGAGAAAAATCAGCTTCTTTTGGGAATTCGGCGTGCCATTCGACCGCAAACTGTGATGCCGTCGTCTGTTTTATCGAGTGATAGCATGCACATTGGACTCCTAGCTGCTGCTGCTCATGCTGCAGCAACCAATAGCTGTTTTACTGTTTTCTATAACCCGAGGTGGCTCACGGTTCtcaaagtctctctctctctttcttttttttttgttggtcttttCCTCTGTAATGCTCGCTGCTTTGCCTTTTCAATTATGTGCAGGGCTTGTCCGTCTGAGTTTGTTGTGCCCCTTTCAAAATATGGTAAAGCAATATATCACACACGTGTATCAGTTGGGATGCGATTCCGGATGCTTTTTGAGACTGAAGAATCAAGTGTCAGAAG GTACATGGGCACGATAACTGGAATAAGTGATCTGGATCCTGTTCGTTGGCCAAGTTCTAATTGGCGATCTGTTAAG GTTGGTTGGGACGAGTCAACAGCAGGTGAGAGGCAGCCAAGGGTATCTTTGTGGGAAATTGAACCCTTAACAACTTTTCCCATGTATCCGTCGTTGTTTCCCCTCAGACTAAAACGCCCTTGGCATCCTGGGGTCTCATCTTTGCTTg ATAACAGGGACGAAGGAGCTAATGGGTTGATGTGGGTAAGGGGGGGAACCGGAGAGCATGGTCTGCACTCCCTTAATTTTCAAGGAATGGGTTTGTTCCCCTGGATGCAGCAGAGAATGGACCCAACACTGATTGGAAATGATCATAATCAGCAGTACCAAGCCATGCTGGCTGCTGGAATGCAGAACCTAGGAAGTGGAGATCTCCTACGACAACAAATTATGCAATTTCAGCAGCCCTTCCAGTATATTCAACAGCGAGAGAGCCATACTTCACTCttgcagcagcagcagcagcaacagcaaCAAGCAATTAACCAAGCCGTCCCTCATAACATCCTGCAGGCACAAACCCAAGTTTTAACACAGAACATGCCCCAGCACCTTATACAGCAACCACTTAACAACCAACAAGAGGAACAGGCACggcaacagcaacagcaacatGCCTATCAGAATATGCTTCATAGTAGAAGCGATCAGCTGCATCAGGGACTGCAGTCAAATGTGCCTTCTTTTGCTAAAGCAGACTTCATGGACCCAAGCACAAAGTTCTCAGGTTCTATCAGCCCTAGACAGAATATGGTCAGTTCATTTTGTCCTGAAGGGGGTGGCAACTTTTTGAACTTCTCCAGAGTTGGTCAGTCTATGCTAGCTGAGCCGTTACCCCAACAATCCTGGGCTTCTAAGTACACACATTCACAGGTCAATGCTTTTGCCAACTCAATGTCACACTCAACATATCCTGGGAAAGATGTTACTGAAGAGCCAGAAAATTGTAATTCTGATTCCCAGAATCCTACTCTTTTTGGTGTTACTATTGACTCTTCTGGACTTCTACTCCCTGCCACAGTTCCTACTTTTGCTACTTCAGTTGATGCCGATGTGTCCTCAATGCCATTAGGGGATTCTGGATTTCAGAATTCTTTGTATGGTTCTGTGCAAGACTCTGAGTTGTTGCGGAGTGCTGGGCAGGTAGACCCACCAACCCAATCTCGGACTTTTGTCAAG GTTTATAAATCAGGGTCCGTTGGGCGTTCACTAGACATCTCCCGGTTCAGCAGCTATAATGAGCTGCGAGAGGAACTGGCTCAGATGTTTGGAATTGAGGGGAAGTTAGAAGACCCTCGTAGATCAGGCTGGCAGCTTGTATTTGTTGACAGGGAGAATGATGTGCTTCTCCTTGGAGACGACCCATGGGA GGCGTTTGTCAATAATGTTTGGTATATCAAGATACTTTCACCGGAGGATGTTCATAAAATGGGAGAGCAAGCAGTTGAATCCTTCAGCCCACATGCAGCTCAAAGGCTGAATAGCAGTGGCGGTGAAGCTCAAGACCTTGTCTCGGGGCTACCATCTCTTGGCATGCTCGAGTACTGA
- the LOC133859141 gene encoding auxin response factor 8 isoform X2 — translation MKLSTSGLSRLDHEGGGEKKCLNSELWHACAGPLVSLPTPGTRVVYFPQGHSEQVAATTNKEVDGHIPNYPSLSPQLVCQLHNVTMHADVETDEVYAQMTLQPLTPDEQKDTFLPMELGIPSKQPTNYFCKTLTASDTSTHGGFSVPRRAAEKVFPPLDFSQQPPAQELIAKDLHDVEWKFRHIFRGQPKRHLLTTGWSVFVSAKRLVAGDSVLFIWNEKNQLLLGIRRAIRPQTVMPSSVLSSDSMHIGLLAAAAHAAATNSCFTVFYNPRACPSEFVVPLSKYGKAIYHTRVSVGMRFRMLFETEESSVRRYMGTITGISDLDPVRWPSSNWRSVKVGWDESTAGERQPRVSLWEIEPLTTFPMYPSLFPLRLKRPWHPGVSSLLDNRDEGANGLMWVRGGTGEHGLHSLNFQGMGLFPWMQQRMDPTLIGNDHNQQYQAMLAAGMQNLGSGDLLRQQIMQFQQPFQYIQQRESHTSLLQQQQQQQQQAINQAVPHNILQAQTQVLTQNMPQHLIQQPLNNQQEEQARQQQQQHAYQNMLHSRSDQLHQGLQSNVPSFAKADFMDPSTKFSGSISPRQNMVSSFCPEGGGNFLNFSRVGQSMLAEPLPQQSWASKYTHSQVNAFANSMSHSTYPGKDVTEEPENCNSDSQNPTLFGVTIDSSGLLLPATVPTFATSVDADVSSMPLGDSGFQNSLYGSVQDSELLRSAGQVDPPTQSRTFVKVYKSGSVGRSLDISRFSSYNELREELAQMFGIEGKLEDPRRSGWQLVFVDRENDVLLLGDDPWEAFVNNVWYIKILSPEDVHKMGEQAVESFSPHAAQRLNSSGGEAQDLVSGLPSLGMLEY, via the exons GTTGCTGCCACTACTAACAAAGAAGTTGATGGGCACATCCCCAATTACCCGAGCTTGTCTCCCCAGTTGGTTTGTCAACTCCACAATGTCACAATGCAT GCAGATGTGGAAACGGATGAAGTATATGCTCAAATGACATTGCAGCCTTTGACGCCG GACGAGCAAAAGGATACATTTCTCCCTATGGAATTGGGGATTCCAAGCAAGCAGCCCACCAATTATTTTTGCAAGACATTGACAGCGAGTGATACTAGTACCCATGGAGGTTTCTCTGTTCCTCGTCGTGCGGCTGAGAAAGTTTTCCCTCCATTG GATTTCTCACAGCAGCCACCAGCTCAGGAACTTATCGCAAAGGATCTCCATGATGTCGAGTGGAAGTTTAGGCATATTTTTCGAG GACAGCCGAAACGGCATCTTCTTACTACAGGCTGGAGTGTGTTTGTTAGTGCCAAAAGACTTGTTGCAGGGGATTCTGTTCTCTTTATCTG GAATGAGAAAAATCAGCTTCTTTTGGGAATTCGGCGTGCCATTCGACCGCAAACTGTGATGCCGTCGTCTGTTTTATCGAGTGATAGCATGCACATTGGACTCCTAGCTGCTGCTGCTCATGCTGCAGCAACCAATAGCTGTTTTACTGTTTTCTATAACCCGAG GGCTTGTCCGTCTGAGTTTGTTGTGCCCCTTTCAAAATATGGTAAAGCAATATATCACACACGTGTATCAGTTGGGATGCGATTCCGGATGCTTTTTGAGACTGAAGAATCAAGTGTCAGAAG GTACATGGGCACGATAACTGGAATAAGTGATCTGGATCCTGTTCGTTGGCCAAGTTCTAATTGGCGATCTGTTAAG GTTGGTTGGGACGAGTCAACAGCAGGTGAGAGGCAGCCAAGGGTATCTTTGTGGGAAATTGAACCCTTAACAACTTTTCCCATGTATCCGTCGTTGTTTCCCCTCAGACTAAAACGCCCTTGGCATCCTGGGGTCTCATCTTTGCTTg ATAACAGGGACGAAGGAGCTAATGGGTTGATGTGGGTAAGGGGGGGAACCGGAGAGCATGGTCTGCACTCCCTTAATTTTCAAGGAATGGGTTTGTTCCCCTGGATGCAGCAGAGAATGGACCCAACACTGATTGGAAATGATCATAATCAGCAGTACCAAGCCATGCTGGCTGCTGGAATGCAGAACCTAGGAAGTGGAGATCTCCTACGACAACAAATTATGCAATTTCAGCAGCCCTTCCAGTATATTCAACAGCGAGAGAGCCATACTTCACTCttgcagcagcagcagcagcaacagcaaCAAGCAATTAACCAAGCCGTCCCTCATAACATCCTGCAGGCACAAACCCAAGTTTTAACACAGAACATGCCCCAGCACCTTATACAGCAACCACTTAACAACCAACAAGAGGAACAGGCACggcaacagcaacagcaacatGCCTATCAGAATATGCTTCATAGTAGAAGCGATCAGCTGCATCAGGGACTGCAGTCAAATGTGCCTTCTTTTGCTAAAGCAGACTTCATGGACCCAAGCACAAAGTTCTCAGGTTCTATCAGCCCTAGACAGAATATGGTCAGTTCATTTTGTCCTGAAGGGGGTGGCAACTTTTTGAACTTCTCCAGAGTTGGTCAGTCTATGCTAGCTGAGCCGTTACCCCAACAATCCTGGGCTTCTAAGTACACACATTCACAGGTCAATGCTTTTGCCAACTCAATGTCACACTCAACATATCCTGGGAAAGATGTTACTGAAGAGCCAGAAAATTGTAATTCTGATTCCCAGAATCCTACTCTTTTTGGTGTTACTATTGACTCTTCTGGACTTCTACTCCCTGCCACAGTTCCTACTTTTGCTACTTCAGTTGATGCCGATGTGTCCTCAATGCCATTAGGGGATTCTGGATTTCAGAATTCTTTGTATGGTTCTGTGCAAGACTCTGAGTTGTTGCGGAGTGCTGGGCAGGTAGACCCACCAACCCAATCTCGGACTTTTGTCAAG GTTTATAAATCAGGGTCCGTTGGGCGTTCACTAGACATCTCCCGGTTCAGCAGCTATAATGAGCTGCGAGAGGAACTGGCTCAGATGTTTGGAATTGAGGGGAAGTTAGAAGACCCTCGTAGATCAGGCTGGCAGCTTGTATTTGTTGACAGGGAGAATGATGTGCTTCTCCTTGGAGACGACCCATGGGA GGCGTTTGTCAATAATGTTTGGTATATCAAGATACTTTCACCGGAGGATGTTCATAAAATGGGAGAGCAAGCAGTTGAATCCTTCAGCCCACATGCAGCTCAAAGGCTGAATAGCAGTGGCGGTGAAGCTCAAGACCTTGTCTCGGGGCTACCATCTCTTGGCATGCTCGAGTACTGA